Proteins from one Desertifilum tharense IPPAS B-1220 genomic window:
- a CDS encoding DUF6737 family protein, with the protein MTQPTQNSQPDSPWKYKPWWCQPWSIVLTGTGAIALSWVFFQKIWLTALVGLPLTVWMGYFTLVWPQLMRQSGLLEQLKQQHAQD; encoded by the coding sequence ATGACTCAACCCACTCAAAATTCTCAACCCGATAGTCCTTGGAAGTATAAGCCGTGGTGGTGCCAGCCTTGGTCAATTGTACTGACTGGAACGGGTGCGATCGCGCTTTCGTGGGTCTTTTTTCAGAAAATCTGGTTAACTGCGCTTGTGGGTTTACCCTTGACGGTCTGGATGGGATACTTTACCTTAGTCTGGCCGCAACTGATGCGCCAAAGCGGACTCTTGGAACAACTCAAACAGCAACACGCCCAAGATTAA
- a CDS encoding energy-coupling factor transporter transmembrane protein EcfT, whose translation MLKGSIPFRLRLSLIFTIGTAFLPLGAWLWLGIYGAIALLWAFGLQVKARSLLSLLGAELLFLALMALPLGWETASFLLARSLVCLLLVNSFLLTLPPHAFAIALSGLPLPQGLQESLLLTGQYLELLMKEVQQMQRSAACRGLSGPTSWLRYVSASTLGSLYIRTLDRAERVYSAMLARGYRGQLPVRVKSTPRETLCLAIAAIVSCGLTVASYLPPLT comes from the coding sequence ATGCTTAAGGGTTCCATTCCCTTTCGGTTGCGGTTGTCCTTAATTTTCACGATCGGAACCGCTTTCCTCCCCCTAGGGGCTTGGCTGTGGCTGGGAATTTATGGCGCGATCGCACTCTTGTGGGCGTTCGGCTTGCAGGTCAAAGCGCGATCGCTCCTCAGCCTATTAGGGGCAGAACTGCTCTTTTTAGCCCTAATGGCGCTTCCCCTCGGCTGGGAAACCGCCAGCTTTCTGTTGGCGCGTTCTTTGGTGTGTCTGCTGTTGGTCAACAGCTTTTTGTTAACCCTACCCCCTCATGCTTTTGCGATCGCCCTCAGCGGTCTACCCCTCCCCCAAGGTTTGCAAGAGAGCCTACTTTTAACCGGACAGTATTTAGAATTGTTAATGAAGGAAGTGCAACAGATGCAGCGATCGGCCGCCTGTCGGGGCTTAAGCGGCCCGACAAGCTGGTTGCGCTATGTGTCAGCGTCCACCCTTGGCTCGCTCTACATTCGCACCCTAGACCGCGCCGAACGGGTCTATAGCGCCATGCTCGCTAGGGGCTATCGCGGTCAACTCCCGGTGAGGGTGAAATCAACCCCCAGGGAGACTCTGTGCTTGGCGATCGCTGCCATAGTTAGCTGTGGGCTAACGGTTGCCTCCTACCTGCCCCCTCTTACCTAA
- a CDS encoding energy-coupling factor ABC transporter ATP-binding protein has product MSQKTSDSANLTTTQGVIIENLAFAYPQQEPVLRGISLTLKPGERIALLGPTGCGKSTLLENLVGLKQAQSGQIWIQGIPVNPSTLAEVRRQVGFAFQDANDQLFMPTILEDVTFGPRNYGVPESIAQDKAAQLLEEFGLLEFAHRSSHELSGGQKRLAALAAILALEPSILILDEPTTGLDPGWRRKLSEILLKLPVAVILIASHDLYWIAKTTQRALILTGGQLREDRPTAELLQQEALLESYGLPLGY; this is encoded by the coding sequence TTGAGCCAAAAAACCTCTGATTCCGCCAACCTCACCACCACCCAAGGCGTCATCATTGAAAACCTCGCCTTCGCCTACCCCCAGCAAGAACCCGTCTTGCGCGGGATCTCCTTAACCCTTAAACCCGGAGAACGCATCGCCCTTCTCGGCCCGACGGGTTGCGGAAAAAGTACCCTATTAGAAAACTTAGTCGGTTTAAAACAAGCGCAGTCGGGGCAAATTTGGATTCAAGGCATCCCCGTTAACCCCTCCACCCTCGCAGAGGTGCGCCGTCAAGTGGGTTTTGCCTTTCAAGACGCCAACGACCAACTGTTTATGCCCACCATCCTAGAAGATGTCACCTTCGGCCCGCGCAATTACGGCGTCCCAGAATCTATTGCTCAAGACAAAGCCGCTCAACTCTTAGAAGAATTTGGCTTATTAGAATTCGCCCATCGTTCTTCCCACGAACTCTCCGGCGGACAAAAGCGCCTCGCCGCCTTAGCCGCGATCCTGGCGTTAGAACCCTCAATTCTGATTCTAGATGAACCCACCACAGGACTCGATCCCGGCTGGCGGCGCAAGCTCTCAGAAATTCTCCTCAAGCTTCCCGTTGCAGTCATCCTCATCGCTTCCCACGACCTCTACTGGATCGCCAAAACCACCCAGCGCGCCTTAATTCTCACCGGAGGACAACTTCGAGAAGATCGACCCACCGCCGAACTCCTCCAACAAGAAGCCCTCCTGGAGAGTTACGGTTTACCGTTGGGGTACTGA
- a CDS encoding LysE family translocator, whose product MEFSYLLRGFIIGFSIAAPVGPIGILCIRATLANGRLAGFVSGLGAASADAIYGCIAGFGLTFISNLLVTHSVGLRLGGGLFLCYLGVKTAIAPPANLKLTSETRTPKTLAKHYFSILFLTLTNPLTILSFVTIFAGLGLARATGGYLSAGVLVFGVFLGSGTWWFLLSSSVSWFRHKLTPTGLTWINRLAGIVIIALGLVALLGVRG is encoded by the coding sequence ATGGAGTTCAGTTACTTACTCCGAGGGTTCATCATTGGCTTTTCCATTGCTGCACCTGTCGGTCCCATTGGCATTTTATGCATTCGCGCCACCCTTGCCAACGGCAGACTTGCCGGGTTTGTCTCCGGTTTAGGTGCAGCCAGCGCCGATGCTATTTATGGCTGTATCGCCGGGTTTGGTTTAACCTTCATTTCCAACCTGTTAGTGACGCATAGCGTTGGGTTGCGACTGGGGGGAGGCTTATTTCTGTGTTACTTAGGCGTCAAAACTGCGATCGCGCCTCCAGCCAACCTCAAACTCACCTCAGAAACCAGAACCCCCAAAACCCTCGCCAAACATTATTTTTCGATCTTGTTCTTGACGTTAACCAATCCACTGACTATCCTCTCATTTGTGACAATTTTCGCAGGATTAGGTCTTGCTAGAGCCACTGGGGGTTACTTATCCGCCGGGGTTCTTGTCTTCGGGGTGTTTCTGGGTTCGGGTACTTGGTGGTTCCTGCTCAGTAGTAGTGTAAGCTGGTTTCGGCACAAGCTCACTCCCACCGGATTAACCTGGATTAATCGGTTAGCAGGGATCGTCATTATCGCATTGGGTCTTGTGGCACTATTGGGTGTGAGGGGATGA
- a CDS encoding ROK family protein, which yields MTQTETLHTLAVDIGGSGVKVMVLDEAGNSLTERSRLDTPQPPTPDAILEAIATLASQQPNFDRVSVGFPGVVRHGVTYTAVNLHPDWRAFDLATAIKQRLDKPVRVANDADIQGLGAISGEGVELTITLGTGFGSALFVDGKLVPNLEAGHHPFRKGQTYEEQLGRAALESVGVKRWNNRLKKAIAALEHLFNYDFLYIGGGEAKRINFDLPNNVKIIPNVNGLLGGIALWRD from the coding sequence ATGACCCAAACAGAAACCCTGCATACCCTCGCTGTTGACATTGGCGGCAGTGGCGTTAAAGTCATGGTGTTAGATGAAGCCGGAAATTCCCTAACCGAACGGAGTCGCTTAGATACACCCCAACCCCCAACCCCCGATGCAATTTTAGAGGCGATCGCCACCTTAGCAAGCCAGCAACCCAACTTCGATCGCGTCTCCGTCGGTTTTCCGGGAGTCGTCCGCCACGGCGTCACCTATACGGCTGTGAACTTGCATCCCGACTGGCGAGCATTCGACTTAGCCACCGCCATCAAACAGCGCCTAGACAAACCCGTGCGCGTCGCTAATGATGCCGATATTCAGGGTTTGGGAGCCATTTCTGGGGAAGGCGTCGAGTTAACCATCACCCTAGGAACGGGGTTTGGTTCTGCCTTATTCGTCGATGGTAAACTAGTCCCCAACCTAGAAGCCGGCCATCATCCCTTCCGCAAAGGTCAAACCTACGAAGAACAACTCGGCCGCGCCGCGCTAGAATCCGTTGGGGTGAAACGCTGGAATAATCGCTTAAAAAAGGCGATCGCAGCTCTAGAACATCTCTTTAACTACGACTTCCTCTACATCGGCGGTGGCGAAGCCAAGCGCATCAACTTTGATCTCCCGAACAATGTCAAAATTATCCCCAACGTCAACGGCTTACTCGGCGGTATTGCTCTCTGGCGAGATTGA